A window of the Lolium perenne isolate Kyuss_39 chromosome 7, Kyuss_2.0, whole genome shotgun sequence genome harbors these coding sequences:
- the LOC127313579 gene encoding glycine-rich RNA-binding protein RZ1A codes for MSDADDYRCFVGSLSWNTTDVDLKDAFGKFGRVTETKVVLDKFSGRSRGFGFVTFDDKKSMEEAVEGMNGIDLDGRNITVERAQPQGSGRDRDGDRDRYGGGGRDFGGGRGGGRGGGGDCYKCGKPGHFARECPSGDGGDRYGGRDDRYSSRDDRYGGRDGGRDDRYGGRDDRYGGSNGSSRYGPDRGGDRYSGSRDGGSRDGGSRSGGGGGDRYSRDRSGPYDRRSRDEY; via the exons ATGTCGGACGCCGATGATTACCGTTGCTTCGTCGGGAGCCTTTCGTGGAACACTACGGATGTGGATCTCAAGGATGCGTTTGGGAAATTCGGTCGTGTTACTGAGACCAAG GTGGTTCTTGACAAATTCTCTGGCCGATCACGTGGCTTTGGATTTGTAACTTTTGATGACAAGAAGTCCATGGAAGAAGCTGTTGAGGGTATGAATGGAATCGATCTGGATGGAAGGAATATTACTGTTGAAAGAGCACAACCTCAAGGTTCAGGCAGGGACCGTGATGGAGATAGAGACAGGTATGGTGGTGGTGGCCGTGATTTTGGAGGTGGTCGTGGTGGGggtcgtggtggtggtggtgattgcTACAAATGCGGCAAGCCTGGCCATTTTGCAAGGGAGTGCCCTTCTGGCGATGGTGGGGACAGGTATGGTGGCAGGGATGACAGGTATAGTAGCAGGGATGACAGGTATGGTGGCAGGGATGGCGGCAGAGATGACAGGTATGGTGGCAGAGATGATAGGTATGGGGGTAGCAATGGAAGCAGCCGTTATGGGCCTGACCGTGGTGGTGATCGCTATTCTGGGAGCCGTGATGGAGGAAGCCGTGATGGAGGAAGCCgcagtggtggtggcggtggcgatagaTACAGCCGTGACAGGTCTGGACCGTATGATCGTCGCAGCCGTGATGAATACTGA